The following proteins are co-located in the Euwallacea fornicatus isolate EFF26 chromosome 16, ASM4011564v1, whole genome shotgun sequence genome:
- the sigmar gene encoding tumor necrosis factor alpha-induced protein 8-like protein isoform X2, which produces MKQPVMTESTFKARDIGLRAQKKILSRMAGKNIAKVFIDDVTSSLLDNLYRLAKQYSNNKKEAEKLIKNIIKVVIKLGVLHRNNLLTEEDMKLAEKFKNKFRMAGMTIISFYEVDFSYDRNYLVKALSDSQRILQSIISKHLTDKSLNRVESVFAFFTNENFLDSIFKRNSEYREALGRVVSDLNKAIDNGDL; this is translated from the exons atgaaGCAACCTG TCATGACGGAAAGCACGTTTAAAGCCCGAGACATAGGACTCAGAGCTCAGAAGAAAATACTGAGCCGGATGGCGGGTAAGAATATCGCCAAAGTTTTCATTGACGACGTCACCTCCTCGCTTTTGGATAATTTATATCGGCTGGCCAAGCAATAC tcgaataacaaaaaagaagccgaaaaactaattaaaaacatcATCAAAGTGGTAATTAAACTAGGAGTATTGCACAGAAACAACCTGCTCACTGAGGAGGATATGAAACTTgccgaaaaattcaaaaacaaattccgAATGGCTG GAATGACGATAATTTCCTTCTACGAAGTAGACTTTAGCTACGACCGCAATTATCTGGTCAAAGCCTTATCCGACTCCCAAAGAATTCTGCAATCGATCATCAGCAAACATCTGACCGATAAGTCTCTAAACAGGGTCGAAAGTGTCTTTGCATTTTTCaccaatgaaaattttttggatTCGATTTTTAAGAGGAACAGCGAGTACAGAGAGGCGCTGGGGAGGGTCGTGAGTGACCTCAATAAGGCGATTGACAATGGCGATCTATGA
- the sigmar gene encoding tumor necrosis factor alpha-induced protein 8-like protein isoform X1 → MSRIVEVECWLVYQYVATECSNCLFMTESTFKARDIGLRAQKKILSRMAGKNIAKVFIDDVTSSLLDNLYRLAKQYSNNKKEAEKLIKNIIKVVIKLGVLHRNNLLTEEDMKLAEKFKNKFRMAGMTIISFYEVDFSYDRNYLVKALSDSQRILQSIISKHLTDKSLNRVESVFAFFTNENFLDSIFKRNSEYREALGRVVSDLNKAIDNGDL, encoded by the exons ATGTCGAGAATCGTGGAAGTGGAATGTTGGCTGGTTTACCAGTACGTCGCCACTGAATGTTCGAATTGTCTTT TCATGACGGAAAGCACGTTTAAAGCCCGAGACATAGGACTCAGAGCTCAGAAGAAAATACTGAGCCGGATGGCGGGTAAGAATATCGCCAAAGTTTTCATTGACGACGTCACCTCCTCGCTTTTGGATAATTTATATCGGCTGGCCAAGCAATAC tcgaataacaaaaaagaagccgaaaaactaattaaaaacatcATCAAAGTGGTAATTAAACTAGGAGTATTGCACAGAAACAACCTGCTCACTGAGGAGGATATGAAACTTgccgaaaaattcaaaaacaaattccgAATGGCTG GAATGACGATAATTTCCTTCTACGAAGTAGACTTTAGCTACGACCGCAATTATCTGGTCAAAGCCTTATCCGACTCCCAAAGAATTCTGCAATCGATCATCAGCAAACATCTGACCGATAAGTCTCTAAACAGGGTCGAAAGTGTCTTTGCATTTTTCaccaatgaaaattttttggatTCGATTTTTAAGAGGAACAGCGAGTACAGAGAGGCGCTGGGGAGGGTCGTGAGTGACCTCAATAAGGCGATTGACAATGGCGATCTATGA